Proteins from one Pongo abelii isolate AG06213 chromosome 7, NHGRI_mPonAbe1-v2.0_pri, whole genome shotgun sequence genomic window:
- the LOC100458923 gene encoding large ribosomal subunit protein eL43: MAKRTKKVGIVGKYGTRYGASLRKMVKKIEISQHAKYTCSFCGKTKMKRRAVGIWHCGSCMKTVAGGAWTYNTTSAVTVKSAIRRLKELKDQ; the protein is encoded by the coding sequence ATGGCCAAACGTACCAAGAAAGTCGGGATCGTTGGTAAATACGGGACCCGCTATGGGGCCTCCCTCCGGAAAATGGTGAAGAAGATTGAAATCAGCCAGCACGCCAAGTACACTTGCTCTTTTTGTGGCAAAACCAAGATGAAGAGACGAGCTGTGGGGATCTGGCACTGTGGTTCCTGCATGAAGACAGTGGCTGGCGGTGCCTGGACGTACAATACCACTTCCGCTGTCACGGTAAAGTCCGCCATCAGAAGACTGAAGGAGTTGAAAGACCAGTAG